The proteins below come from a single Nocardiopsis gilva YIM 90087 genomic window:
- a CDS encoding CoA-acylating methylmalonate-semialdehyde dehydrogenase codes for MRRTHAVSTTNTIQHWINGAATPGASTRTAPVWNPATGAEQAAVLMAETSDVDTAVVAAATAFETWGESSLTQRTRVMFRLRELLVEHEDELAEIIAAEHGKVIDDARGEIVRGREIVEYACGIISHLKGGYSDQISTGIDSFDFRQPLGVVAGITPFNFPIMVPLWMHPIAIACGNTFVLKPSERDPSASNFVAELYKRAGLPDGVFNVVHGDKAAVDAVLDHPGIEAVSFVGSTPIAKYVHERATASGKRVQALGGAKNHAVVLPDADLEYAANHLTAAAFGSAGQRCMAISAAVAVGEAADALLPVLAEKAKAIKVGPGQDVGNDMGPVITAQARDRVTSYVASGVEQGAVAVVDGRDLKVEGHEDGFFVGPTLLDRVTKEMDVYTDEVFGPLLVVVRAADLDEAIELINANPYGNGTAIFTGDGESARRFQRGVHVGMIGVNVPIPVPMSHYSFGGWKDSLFGDNHIHGPEGVHFYTRAKVVTSRWPHVSRSVEAAFNFPTHG; via the coding sequence ATGAGAAGGACGCATGCAGTGAGCACCACCAACACCATCCAGCACTGGATCAACGGGGCCGCCACCCCGGGGGCCTCCACCCGCACCGCACCGGTGTGGAACCCGGCCACCGGCGCCGAGCAGGCCGCGGTCCTGATGGCCGAGACGAGTGACGTCGACACCGCCGTCGTCGCGGCCGCGACGGCCTTCGAGACCTGGGGCGAGTCCTCGCTCACCCAGCGGACCCGCGTCATGTTCCGGCTGCGCGAGCTGCTGGTCGAGCACGAGGACGAGCTGGCCGAGATCATCGCCGCCGAGCACGGCAAGGTGATCGACGACGCCCGCGGCGAGATCGTGCGCGGCCGCGAGATCGTGGAGTACGCCTGCGGCATCATCAGCCACCTCAAGGGCGGTTACTCCGACCAGATCTCCACCGGGATCGACTCCTTCGACTTCCGCCAGCCGCTGGGCGTGGTCGCCGGGATCACCCCGTTCAACTTCCCCATCATGGTGCCGCTGTGGATGCACCCCATCGCGATCGCCTGCGGCAACACCTTCGTCCTCAAGCCCAGCGAGCGCGACCCGTCGGCGTCCAACTTCGTCGCCGAGCTGTACAAGCGGGCCGGGCTGCCCGACGGCGTGTTCAACGTCGTGCACGGCGACAAGGCCGCCGTCGACGCGGTCCTGGACCACCCCGGCATCGAGGCGGTCTCCTTCGTCGGCTCCACCCCCATCGCTAAGTACGTGCACGAGCGCGCCACCGCCTCGGGCAAGCGCGTGCAGGCGCTGGGCGGCGCCAAGAACCACGCCGTGGTTCTTCCCGACGCCGACCTGGAGTACGCCGCCAACCACCTGACCGCCGCCGCGTTCGGCTCGGCCGGGCAGCGGTGCATGGCGATCTCCGCCGCCGTGGCGGTGGGCGAGGCGGCCGACGCGCTGCTGCCGGTCCTCGCCGAGAAGGCCAAGGCCATCAAGGTCGGCCCCGGCCAGGACGTCGGCAACGACATGGGCCCGGTCATCACCGCCCAGGCCCGCGACCGCGTCACCTCGTATGTCGCCTCCGGCGTCGAGCAGGGCGCGGTGGCCGTGGTCGACGGCCGCGACCTCAAGGTCGAGGGGCACGAGGACGGCTTCTTCGTCGGTCCCACGCTGCTGGACCGGGTCACCAAGGAGATGGACGTCTACACAGACGAGGTCTTCGGCCCGCTGCTGGTGGTCGTCCGCGCAGCCGACCTGGACGAGGCGATCGAGCTGATCAACGCCAACCCGTACGGCAACGGCACCGCGATCTTCACCGGCGACGGCGAGTCCGCCCGCCGCTTCCAGCGCGGGGTCCACGTCGGGATGATCGGCGTCAACGTGCCGATCCCGGTGCCGATGTCGCACTACTCCTTCGGCGGCTGGAAGGACTCGCTGTTCGGCGACAACCACATCCACGGCCCTGAGGGCGTCCACTTCTACACCCGGGCCAAGGTCGTCACCAGCCGCTGGCCGCACGTCTCCCGGTCCGTCGAGGCCGCGTTCAACTTCCCGACCCACGGCTAG
- a CDS encoding TIM barrel protein, with protein sequence MTEMSEKLVLGSAPDSWGVWFPEDEYQTPWNRFLDELAESGYDWLELGPYGYLPTDPKQLADEVGKRNLKVSGGTVFGSLHRPERWDDMLSTVRKVAELTAAVGAHHLVFIPTMFRDEKTGEFSEPPTLDDGQWTALTKAADELGKILLNDYDVRLCLHSHADSHIQTQPEIERFLDGTDSDLVSLCLDTGHVAYGGGDAVDLISRYSERVGYVHIKQMDPEIIRQVNEERLSFGEAVKRGVCVEPPAGEPAPAAVVDALKEVDARLFVIVEQDLYPCEPDVPKPIAVRTRKYLNSCGLGARYQKA encoded by the coding sequence ATGACGGAGATGAGCGAGAAGCTGGTCCTGGGCTCCGCCCCCGACTCCTGGGGCGTGTGGTTCCCGGAGGACGAGTACCAGACTCCGTGGAACCGGTTCCTCGACGAGCTCGCCGAGTCCGGCTACGACTGGCTCGAGCTCGGCCCCTACGGCTACCTGCCCACCGACCCGAAGCAGCTCGCCGACGAGGTCGGCAAGCGGAACCTGAAGGTCTCCGGCGGCACCGTGTTCGGCTCGCTGCACCGCCCGGAGCGCTGGGACGACATGCTCTCCACCGTGCGCAAGGTCGCCGAGCTGACCGCAGCGGTCGGAGCGCACCACCTGGTGTTCATCCCAACGATGTTCCGCGACGAGAAGACCGGGGAGTTCTCCGAGCCGCCGACGCTCGACGACGGACAGTGGACCGCGCTGACCAAGGCCGCCGACGAGCTCGGCAAGATCCTGCTCAACGACTACGACGTCCGGCTCTGCCTGCACTCGCACGCCGACTCCCACATCCAGACCCAGCCCGAGATCGAGCGGTTCCTCGACGGCACCGACTCCGACCTCGTCTCCCTGTGCCTGGACACCGGGCATGTCGCCTACGGGGGCGGCGACGCCGTCGACCTGATCAGCCGCTACTCCGAGCGGGTCGGATACGTGCACATCAAGCAGATGGACCCGGAGATCATCCGGCAGGTCAACGAGGAGCGCCTCTCCTTCGGCGAGGCCGTCAAGCGCGGCGTGTGCGTCGAGCCGCCCGCGGGCGAGCCCGCACCGGCCGCCGTGGTCGACGCGCTCAAGGAGGTCGACGCCCGCCTCTTCGTGATCGTCGAGCAGGACCTCTACCCGTGCGAGCCGGATGTGCCCAAGCCCATCGCGGTGCGCACCCGCAAGTACCTCAACAGCTGCGGGCTGGGAGCCCGTTACCAGAAGGCGTGA
- a CDS encoding substrate-binding domain-containing protein gives MNYTRKLTIALAGAASIVLAASACSSEGGKQETAAGGADTPELTIAMITHEVPGDSFWDKVRAGAEAAAEKSNVTLEYSSDPEATKQATLIQTAIDKKVDGIAVTLAKPEALKGAIKKANEAGIPVVGLNAGLDHWEELGLTEYFGTDESVAGEAFGERLNEVGAEKTLCVIHEQGHVALETRCSSLAKTFDGDSETLYVDGASMPDVKSSITSKLQEDKDVDYVATLGAPYAMGALDAVDNAGSDAKVATFDTDKNLIGAIQDGLVEWAVDQQPYLQGYLAVDGLWLYNVNGNVSGGGKAVLTGPSFIDKSNIDDIKVFAEKGTR, from the coding sequence ATGAACTACACCCGCAAACTCACGATCGCCCTCGCCGGTGCCGCCAGCATCGTCCTGGCCGCCTCGGCCTGCAGTTCCGAGGGCGGTAAGCAGGAGACGGCCGCCGGCGGCGCCGACACGCCGGAGCTCACCATCGCGATGATCACCCACGAGGTCCCCGGAGACTCCTTCTGGGACAAGGTGCGCGCCGGTGCCGAGGCCGCGGCGGAGAAGAGCAACGTCACCCTCGAGTACTCCTCCGACCCGGAGGCCACCAAGCAGGCCACGCTGATCCAGACCGCCATCGACAAGAAGGTCGACGGCATCGCGGTCACCCTGGCCAAGCCCGAGGCGCTCAAGGGCGCGATCAAGAAGGCCAACGAAGCCGGGATCCCCGTCGTCGGCCTCAACGCCGGGCTCGACCACTGGGAGGAGCTCGGGCTCACCGAGTACTTCGGCACCGACGAGTCCGTGGCGGGTGAGGCCTTCGGCGAGCGGCTCAACGAGGTCGGGGCCGAGAAGACGCTGTGCGTGATCCACGAGCAGGGCCACGTCGCCCTGGAGACCCGCTGCTCCTCGCTCGCGAAGACGTTCGACGGCGATTCCGAGACCCTGTACGTCGACGGGGCGAGCATGCCCGACGTGAAGTCGAGCATCACCTCCAAGCTCCAGGAGGACAAGGACGTCGACTACGTCGCCACGCTCGGCGCCCCCTACGCGATGGGCGCACTGGACGCGGTCGACAACGCGGGAAGCGACGCCAAGGTCGCGACCTTCGACACCGACAAGAACCTGATCGGCGCGATCCAGGACGGCCTCGTGGAGTGGGCCGTGGACCAGCAGCCCTACCTGCAGGGCTACCTGGCCGTCGACGGCCTGTGGCTCTACAACGTCAACGGCAACGTCTCCGGCGGCGGCAAGGCCGTGCTGACCGGTCCGAGCTTCATCGACAAGAGCAACATCGACGACATCAAGGTGTTCGCTGAGAAGGGCACCCGGTGA
- a CDS encoding ABC transporter permease: MSQTLTAREPVSETSEKTLRVGQRSLLSRFMRRPEVGSLLGAIVVFVLFFALAEPFRQASSLMTVLYASSIIGIMAVGVALLMIGGEFDLSAGVSVITASLAAAILSFQLNLNVWAGAGLALALALTIGFVNGVILVRTKLPSFLVTLSMFLMLQGLNIAVTKLITGKVSTDSIRNMDGFASAQVVFSSYVPIPGLGVSVRITVLWWILFVAVATWVLMRTKVGNWIYAVGGNAESARAVGVPVAKVKIGLFMTVGFFAWFSGMHLLMASGVQQSGEGVGNELLYIMAAVVGGCLLTGGYGTVIGAAIGSLIYGMTKQGIVYAGWDNNWIMFFVGAMLLLAVVVNMWVRTQSSKR; this comes from the coding sequence ATGAGCCAGACACTGACCGCTAGGGAGCCCGTGTCCGAGACGTCCGAGAAGACGTTGCGGGTGGGCCAGCGCTCCCTGCTGAGTCGCTTTATGCGCCGCCCCGAAGTGGGCTCGCTCCTGGGCGCGATCGTTGTCTTCGTGCTGTTCTTCGCCCTGGCCGAGCCGTTCCGGCAGGCGTCGTCGCTGATGACGGTGCTGTACGCCAGTTCGATCATCGGCATCATGGCCGTGGGCGTCGCGCTGCTGATGATCGGCGGGGAGTTCGACCTGTCCGCCGGTGTCTCCGTCATCACCGCGTCGCTGGCCGCTGCGATCCTCAGCTTCCAGCTCAACCTCAACGTTTGGGCGGGCGCCGGCCTCGCACTGGCCCTCGCGCTGACCATCGGGTTCGTCAACGGTGTGATCCTGGTGCGCACGAAGCTGCCCAGCTTCCTGGTCACACTGTCGATGTTCCTGATGCTGCAGGGGCTCAACATCGCGGTGACCAAGCTGATCACCGGCAAGGTGTCGACCGACAGCATCCGCAATATGGACGGGTTCGCCTCCGCGCAGGTGGTGTTCTCCTCCTACGTGCCCATTCCCGGCCTGGGCGTCAGCGTCCGGATCACCGTGCTGTGGTGGATTCTGTTCGTCGCCGTGGCCACGTGGGTGCTGATGCGCACCAAGGTCGGCAACTGGATCTACGCCGTCGGCGGCAACGCCGAGAGCGCCCGCGCCGTCGGCGTGCCGGTGGCCAAGGTCAAGATCGGGCTGTTCATGACCGTCGGGTTCTTCGCCTGGTTCAGCGGGATGCACCTGCTGATGGCGTCCGGCGTGCAGCAGTCCGGTGAGGGCGTCGGCAACGAGCTGCTCTACATCATGGCCGCCGTGGTCGGCGGATGCCTGCTCACCGGTGGCTACGGAACCGTCATCGGCGCGGCCATCGGTTCGCTCATCTACGGCATGACCAAGCAGGGCATCGTCTACGCCGGCTGGGACAACAACTGGATCATGTTCTTCGTCGGAGCGATGCTGCTGCTCGCCGTCGTCGTCAACATGTGGGTCCGCACCCAGAGTTCGAAGAGGTGA
- a CDS encoding ATP-binding cassette domain-containing protein yields MTKTTKPETGVAAPAPRRHGDSSAPVLQLKGVGKSFGNIKALSGIDLKVSSGEVTCILGDNGAGKSTLIKIIAGLHAPTAGEYMVDGEPVHFSSPREALDRGIATVYQDLAMVSLMPVWRNFFLGSELRTGFGPVKMLEVDKMRRIADEELKKMGIDLPDIDAPISNLSGGQKQVVAIARAVYFGARVLILDEPTAALGVKQSGVVLKYINAAREAGLGVIFITHNPHHAFMVGDHFAVLKLGQMELDAPRSELSLDDLTHHMAGGAELDALEHELTRGGTPEVHPLHDVSAKELKGVGAAIQAADAVSEEGAESASAEASGGAATKPSAD; encoded by the coding sequence ATGACCAAGACCACCAAGCCGGAAACAGGAGTGGCCGCGCCGGCGCCCCGGCGGCACGGCGACTCCTCGGCGCCGGTCCTTCAGCTGAAGGGCGTCGGCAAGTCATTCGGCAACATCAAGGCGCTGTCCGGGATCGACCTCAAGGTCAGCTCCGGAGAGGTGACCTGCATCCTTGGCGACAACGGTGCCGGGAAGTCCACCCTGATCAAGATCATCGCCGGTCTGCACGCGCCCACCGCGGGCGAGTACATGGTCGACGGTGAGCCGGTGCACTTCTCCTCGCCGCGCGAGGCCCTGGACCGCGGGATCGCCACCGTCTACCAGGACCTGGCGATGGTGTCGCTGATGCCGGTCTGGCGGAACTTCTTCCTCGGATCGGAGCTGCGCACCGGGTTCGGCCCGGTCAAGATGCTCGAAGTCGACAAGATGCGCCGCATCGCCGACGAAGAGCTGAAGAAGATGGGCATCGACCTGCCCGACATCGACGCGCCAATCAGCAACCTCTCGGGCGGCCAGAAGCAGGTCGTGGCGATCGCCCGCGCGGTCTACTTCGGCGCCCGCGTCCTGATCCTGGACGAGCCGACGGCGGCGCTCGGCGTCAAGCAGTCGGGTGTGGTGCTGAAGTACATCAACGCGGCGCGCGAGGCGGGACTGGGCGTCATCTTCATCACCCACAACCCGCACCACGCGTTCATGGTCGGCGACCACTTCGCGGTGCTCAAGCTCGGCCAGATGGAGCTGGACGCTCCCCGCTCCGAGCTGAGCCTGGACGACCTCACGCACCACATGGCGGGTGGCGCGGAGCTCGACGCGCTGGAGCACGAGCTCACGCGCGGCGGGACACCCGAGGTCCATCCCTTGCACGACGTCTCGGCAAAGGAGCTGAAGGGCGTCGGCGCGGCGATCCAGGCGGCGGACGCGGTCTCCGAGGAGGGAGCGGAGAGCGCGTCGGCCGAAGCCTCCGGAGGCGCCGCCACGAAACCGTCGGCCGACTGA
- a CDS encoding Gfo/Idh/MocA family oxidoreductase, producing MTVNVGVIGAGMIGADHVRRLSTIVSGAQVTAVTDIDADRAASVAAGVGARSLATGQEVIDAADVDAVLVTSWGPAHAESVLGAIAAGKPVFCEKPLATTAEDCHKIIDAETAHGRRLVQVGFMRRYDAGYRAMKQVIDSGEIGTPLMVHCAHRNPTVPERYHSEMATHDTAVHEIDTVRWLLGDEIVSAQVLTPRRTSHRFEHLQDPQIMLFETAEGARVDVEVFVNCQYGYDIQCEAVGETGTVRLPDPAAPVVRSAGRQSGPVLQDWKDRFAEAYDVEIQEWVDSVAAGAVSGPSSWDGYAAAMICDANVEALHTGEIVSTGLKDRPAFYA from the coding sequence ATGACCGTCAACGTCGGCGTCATCGGCGCTGGCATGATCGGCGCCGACCACGTCCGCAGACTCTCCACCATCGTGAGCGGGGCCCAGGTCACCGCGGTGACCGACATCGACGCCGATCGGGCCGCGTCGGTCGCCGCGGGCGTGGGCGCACGATCGCTGGCCACCGGACAGGAGGTGATCGACGCCGCGGACGTGGACGCGGTGCTGGTCACCTCCTGGGGGCCGGCGCACGCGGAGTCGGTGCTCGGCGCCATCGCGGCGGGCAAGCCGGTGTTCTGTGAGAAGCCGCTGGCCACCACGGCCGAGGACTGCCACAAGATCATCGACGCCGAGACCGCGCACGGGCGGCGCCTGGTGCAGGTCGGGTTCATGCGCCGGTACGACGCCGGGTACCGCGCTATGAAGCAGGTCATCGACAGCGGGGAGATCGGAACCCCGCTGATGGTGCACTGCGCGCACCGCAACCCGACCGTCCCGGAGCGCTACCACTCCGAGATGGCCACGCACGACACCGCCGTGCACGAGATCGACACGGTCCGCTGGCTGCTGGGCGACGAGATCGTCTCGGCGCAGGTGCTCACCCCCCGCAGGACCAGCCACCGGTTCGAGCACCTGCAGGACCCGCAGATCATGCTGTTCGAGACCGCCGAGGGCGCCCGCGTCGACGTCGAGGTGTTCGTCAACTGCCAGTACGGCTACGACATCCAGTGCGAGGCCGTGGGGGAGACGGGCACCGTGCGGCTGCCCGACCCCGCCGCGCCGGTGGTGCGCAGCGCCGGGCGGCAGAGCGGCCCCGTGCTGCAGGACTGGAAGGACCGCTTCGCCGAGGCCTACGACGTGGAGATCCAGGAGTGGGTGGACTCGGTCGCGGCGGGCGCGGTGAGCGGCCCCAGCTCGTGGGACGGCTACGCCGCGGCGATGATCTGCGACGCCAACGTGGAGGCGCTGCACACCGGGGAGATCGTCAGCACCGGCCTGAAGGACCGTCCGGCCTTCTACGCCTGA
- a CDS encoding sugar phosphate isomerase/epimerase family protein — MKIALDPYMFRGLPMAEMVRTVADIGYRHIELSPRAEFMPFFLHPRADDDKVAELRKVLRETGVELSSVLPLYKWSSPIEEERQAAVRYWKRMIEVTVELGCDLMNSEFNGRPEKAAESEAAFWKSMEEPLPVFEREGVSLNLEAHPGDFCEVNEPAVDLVRAINKPWVNYLYCAPHTFHLSGDDPGADIRGMMRYAGDKLQHLHIADSFNHKGSSGLRYILKPPGTPARIHQHLDIGQGEVDWDVFFSTLRDMEFDGVATVCVFAWEERARESSEFMLQRVSKELAA, encoded by the coding sequence GTGAAGATCGCCCTTGATCCGTACATGTTCCGCGGTCTGCCGATGGCCGAGATGGTGCGGACCGTCGCGGACATCGGCTACCGCCATATCGAGCTGTCGCCGCGTGCGGAGTTCATGCCGTTCTTCCTGCATCCGCGGGCCGACGACGACAAAGTCGCCGAGCTGCGCAAAGTGCTGCGGGAGACCGGGGTGGAGCTGTCCAGCGTGCTGCCGCTGTACAAGTGGTCCAGCCCGATCGAGGAGGAGCGCCAGGCGGCGGTCCGCTACTGGAAGCGGATGATCGAGGTCACTGTCGAGCTGGGCTGCGACCTGATGAACTCCGAGTTCAACGGGCGCCCGGAGAAGGCGGCGGAGAGCGAGGCCGCGTTCTGGAAGTCGATGGAGGAGCCGCTGCCCGTCTTCGAGCGCGAGGGGGTCTCCCTCAACCTCGAAGCGCACCCGGGTGACTTCTGCGAGGTCAACGAGCCGGCCGTGGACCTGGTGCGGGCCATCAACAAGCCCTGGGTGAACTACCTGTACTGCGCGCCGCACACCTTCCACCTGTCCGGGGACGACCCGGGCGCGGACATCCGCGGGATGATGCGGTACGCCGGGGACAAGCTCCAGCACCTGCACATCGCGGACTCCTTCAACCACAAGGGGTCCTCGGGGCTGCGCTACATCCTCAAGCCGCCGGGGACCCCGGCGCGGATCCACCAGCACCTGGACATCGGGCAGGGCGAGGTGGACTGGGACGTGTTCTTCTCGACGCTGCGCGACATGGAGTTCGACGGGGTCGCCACCGTCTGCGTGTTCGCCTGGGAGGAGCGCGCCCGGGAGTCGAGCGAGTTCATGCTGCAGCGCGTCAGCAAGGAGCTGGCGGCCTGA
- a CDS encoding SDR family NAD(P)-dependent oxidoreductase, with amino-acid sequence MELNGVAALVSGGASGLGEATVKELATAGATVVIADLNAERGEALAKEVGGVFVTTDVSDEDQVAAAVQAAVDTGKPLRVAVSCAGIGWATRTVNRDGQPHDLASYKKVIDVNLIGTFNVVRLAAAAMGKTDPINEDGERGAIVNTASLAGIEGQIGQIAYSSSKGGIIGMTVPAARDLAAIGVRVNTVAPGILDTPIYGQGPESDAFKERLAAPVPFPKRLGTAAEFGKLVRSLVEISYINAEVVRIDGGLRMQPK; translated from the coding sequence ATGGAGCTGAATGGAGTTGCCGCCCTGGTGTCCGGCGGCGCGAGCGGACTGGGTGAAGCCACCGTCAAGGAACTGGCCACGGCGGGTGCGACCGTCGTCATCGCCGACCTGAACGCCGAGCGCGGCGAGGCGCTGGCCAAGGAGGTCGGTGGCGTCTTCGTCACCACCGACGTGTCCGACGAGGACCAGGTCGCCGCTGCGGTCCAAGCCGCCGTCGACACGGGGAAGCCGCTGCGCGTGGCCGTCTCCTGCGCCGGGATCGGCTGGGCGACCCGCACGGTCAACCGCGACGGGCAGCCGCACGACCTCGCGAGCTACAAGAAGGTCATCGACGTCAACCTGATCGGCACGTTCAACGTGGTGCGCCTGGCGGCGGCCGCGATGGGCAAGACCGACCCGATCAACGAGGACGGCGAGCGCGGCGCGATCGTCAACACCGCCTCGCTGGCCGGGATCGAGGGGCAGATCGGACAGATCGCCTACTCGTCCTCCAAGGGCGGCATCATCGGCATGACCGTCCCGGCCGCGCGCGACCTCGCCGCGATCGGCGTCCGCGTCAACACGGTGGCGCCGGGCATCCTGGACACGCCCATCTACGGCCAGGGGCCGGAGTCCGACGCGTTCAAGGAGCGCCTGGCCGCACCGGTGCCCTTCCCCAAGCGCCTGGGGACCGCCGCGGAGTTCGGCAAGCTGGTCCGCTCGCTGGTCGAGATCAGCTACATCAACGCGGAGGTGGTCCGGATCGACGGCGGCCTGCGCATGCAGCCCAAGTAA
- a CDS encoding crotonase/enoyl-CoA hydratase family protein: MSDEVLYTAEDGVAVITINRPKAKNSVNAAVARGIADALDDLDARTDLVVGIITGAEGTFCAGMDLKAFMQGEVPIVEGRGFAGFAQRGPKKPLIAAVEGYALAGGFEAVLACDLVVAAEDATFGIPEVTRGLVAGGGGLLRLQHRIPRNIAMELALTGDKVPAPRMAELGLVNHVTPNGGALAEAKALATRIAANAPMAVAVTKRVITESTDWPTDTMWSQQDELISPVFTSHDAMEGAAAFAERRPPVWKGE, from the coding sequence ATGAGCGACGAGGTGCTGTACACGGCCGAGGACGGCGTCGCCGTCATCACCATCAACCGGCCCAAGGCGAAGAACTCCGTCAACGCGGCGGTGGCGCGCGGCATCGCCGATGCCCTGGACGACCTCGACGCCCGCACGGACCTGGTTGTCGGCATCATCACCGGCGCGGAGGGCACGTTCTGCGCGGGGATGGACCTGAAGGCGTTCATGCAGGGCGAGGTCCCGATCGTCGAGGGCCGCGGCTTCGCCGGATTCGCCCAGCGTGGCCCGAAGAAGCCCCTGATCGCCGCGGTCGAGGGCTACGCCCTGGCCGGCGGCTTCGAGGCCGTACTCGCCTGCGACCTCGTGGTGGCCGCCGAGGACGCCACATTCGGCATCCCCGAGGTCACCCGCGGCCTGGTCGCCGGCGGCGGCGGACTGCTCCGTCTGCAGCACCGCATCCCGCGCAACATCGCCATGGAACTCGCCCTCACCGGCGACAAGGTCCCGGCCCCGCGCATGGCCGAGCTCGGCCTGGTCAACCACGTCACCCCCAACGGCGGTGCCCTGGCCGAAGCCAAGGCTCTCGCCACCAGGATCGCCGCCAACGCACCGATGGCGGTCGCGGTGACCAAGCGGGTGATCACGGAATCCACCGACTGGCCGACCGACACCATGTGGTCCCAGCAAGACGAGCTCATCAGCCCCGTCTTCACCAGCCACGACG